The Heyndrickxia acidicola sequence TAAAAAATTTTTATAATCTGTGTACGCGCATATGAAAAACTGGAGCAAATACATTGCTCCAGCCCTGTTTATTCGTTATTACAGTTTAGCCCTGCCACAAGAGACTGCATCAACTCAAAAGCAGAAACATCCCTGCTTAATCTTGGGCTTTGTCCTGACCAAAGAGACATATACCCGGGGTTATTTTGTCTAGCTGCTTCTTTTCGAATGCCGCCTGTAAAAGAATTTTGAATTGGAAATGGGGCAACCGCAGCATCTGCCTCTTCCATTTCTTTAATAAAATTGTTGTAAATACCGCGGGCATATTTTCCTGAGAAAACCTTTGTCACTACCGTTTGTTCCTCAGTTGCAGAAAGAACAGCTTTCTTGTGTACAGGGTTTGCTCCGCTTTCTTTACAGGTAAGAAAGGCTGTTCCCAGCTGTGCGGCTTGTGCTCCCAGGCACAACACTGCATTGATTCCTCTTGAATCCATTATTCCCCCGGCTGCAATCAAAGGGATGTTCACACGATCTGCTGCCTGTGGAACAAGAGATATGAGGCCAACTAATCCCTCCTCCATGGTATGAAGGAATGTGCCTCTGTGCCCGCCGGCTTCACTCCCCTGAACCACCACTGCATCCATTCCCTTCCTCTCAGCAAGCTTTGCTTCCTCCACGGTGGTAGCAGTCGCAATCAATACTATATTTTTTTCCTTTAGCAACTGGATTTCCTCATCAGAAGGCAGGCCAAATGTAAACGTACAAATGGGCGCCCCTTCTTCAATAATGATTTCAAGCTGCTCTTTATAATGATCCGCACTGCTGGTGGAATAGGAGGATTCTACACCCAGCTTAAAACGAAAGGCTTCTAAAGCATCATACGCCTTCCTTGTCTCTCCTTCTGCCCAGAACGTTTTTTCAGGAATAAAGAGATTGACCCCAAAAGGTTTTATTGTCCTTGATTTCACTTCCCGAATTTGCTTTCTTGTTTCATTTGGATTTAAATAACCTGCGCCAATCATCCCCAGCCCGCCTGCTTCAGAAACTTCGGCGGCCAGTAATGGAGTGGATACTCCTCCCGCCATGGGCGCTTGAATAATCGGATAATGGATTGAAAGTAGGTCCAACAAGCCTGCCAAAACCATTCACCTCACACATTAATGAAATTTTTCTAATTTTACTATACACTCTTCCATTTTACCTTTCTACATAGATGCTTCCATACTAGAATCTCAGCACGGCATATTTATTCGCCATTTAAGGTATAAATTCATTTTTCCTTCAAAAGCTATTTTATGTAATGGCTAGCCATTTCACAAAAACACAACAGAGTTCTAGCCTATTTTTAAAAACTGAGTGATTTAAGATTTCATGAAAAAAGCAAGTAATGATACAAAAGCACCCTAACAAAATGGTAATGCTAAAGAGGTGAATGATATGAAAACGTTCTTCGTGATTATGCTCCTTTTCTCTACGGCTTCAGCTATAAAAGCAGATACAGTCCCTGTAAAACCGCGAAACGTCATTTTTATGGTCATGGATGGAACAAACTCAGATTCTGTAACATTGTCACGCTGGTACAAAGGAAGTCCGCTGGCTCTTGATAAAATTTTAACTGGCGGCGTAAGAACCTATTCGCTGCAATCATCCATCACAGACTCAGCTGCTGCTGGCACCGCTATGGCTACCGGTGAAAAAACGATTGTTGATTTAATTGGAATGGTGCCTGTATTAAGGAACGGAAAAATGCTGGAAGCTAAACCAGCTGCTAATCTCCTGGAAGCTGCTCGGCAAAAGGGACTTGCGACAGGTGTTGTTTCTACCTCCCCTGTCCAGCACGCTACTCCTGCAGCGTTCTCAGCCCATTCTATAAACCGCGGCCACTTTGATGACATTGCAGAACAGCAGGTTTATCAAGGCGTTGATGTTATACTCGGAGGCGGGAAGGAGTCGCTGCTGTCTAAGCCTGAAACAAAAAACTCAAGGAAAGACGGAGAAAATCTTGTGTCTTCCATCAAAAAACAAGGATATGCATTTGTAGAAACAAAAGAGCAATTAACCAAAACAATCGGGCCAAAGGTATGGGGAAGCTTTGCACAAAGTGACATTGCGTATGAATTGGATAGAAAAAAACTATATCCATCACAGCCCTCCTTGGCAGAGATGACAAGAAAATCAATTCAGCTGCTTTCAGCAAAGAAAAAAGGGTTCTTCTTATTTATAGAAGGAAGCAAGGTTGACTGGGCTGCACATAAAAATGATCCTGTTGGCATGATAAGTGAAATACTATCCTTCGATACAGCAGTATCGGAAGCTATATCTTTTGCAAGTCAAGATCAAAATACCCTTGTCATAGCAGTAACAGATCACGGAAATAGTGGATTAACCATGGGGAATATCAGTACCAATCAAACCTATCCTGTCAGTCCAGCCGAAACCTTTGTTAAGCCGTTAAAAGCAGCAAAGCTTACTGTTACTGGAGCAGCGTCTCTGTTGAATCACAATCGTTCAAACATGAAAAAGGCAGCGGAAGCCTATGGACTTACACATCTTACTAAAGAGGAATGGGCAGAGTTAACGAAATCGCCAAGTGCTGAAGAATCAATGGCGCATTTATTATCCAAAAGAGCTCATATTGGATTTACTACAAATGGCCACACAGGTGAGGATGTTTTTTTGTACTCATACGGTCCGGATAAACCCCATGGACTAGTAAATAATACCGATTTGCCAAAAATCATCTCATCCTTTTTATCTCTGCCTTCCCTATCAGATTTAAGTGAGAGATTATTTGTCCGTGCAGATGAATTCTATGGCTCAAAGGGCTATAAAACGGAATTAAATCAGACGGACCCTCAAAACCCTGTCTTTAGGGCTGAGAAAAAAGGATCTATAATTGATTACCCTATCAACAAAAACTATTTACTCCAAAATGGAAAGAAAATAAGATTAATCGGTGTTACCGTTTCTAATGGAAACCATGTTTGGATTTCCCCAATGAAGCCGACACCTTAAACTAAAAGGTTCACTTAATACGGACTTAACACTTTTGTGAAAAACAACAATCTATGGGAAAACAGCCAACTTAAAAAATGAAATTCGAAATGTTTGCTGCTAAAGCTGTTAAAACAGCCATGCGGCAAGCATTTCTTTCTGAGTAAAAAAATAGACACAGCTGTACGACTGCCTGTAGAAAGGGTAGAATGAAGCATAAATGAATCTAGGATACACAGAGTTCAAGCTTGAAAACAAAATGACTGAAGACAAAAAGATGCCACGGTGCCTCACTTAATAAGGATATAACATTTTTTGCGAAAGCCTCTTTTTGTAAACTTTGTTGCTAATTGACACAAAAAAATGATTTAATACAAAGATTTAGTATTAAATAATGTGAATAGCCAACGAAAAGATGACACGGAGACAGTCAACATAAGGAATGATGCCTTGTATGTAAAGCAACAATCTATGGAAAACTGCCTTTGTAAAAGCCCTGCTGCATAAACAATTGCATTCGTTTTTTTACATTCGACTGCCATAAGCCAATGAAGGATAGATCACACATTTCTTTAATTTCGTTTTTTCCAATACCCTTTTCTAGCGACAAGCAAGTCGTTTAAAATTATAATGATAAGTAATCTAAAGAACTTGTATAGTTTTCATATCGTTAGTTTATGTACAGGAGGAAGCGGCGGCCGCTTGTCGTTTGCGCTAAACTCCATTTTAAAGAGGTGCAAACCAATATGGAAGATGGTATAAAAATTGCAGCTGACCAATTGAAGAAGAAGCTTGACCCCTCCAATGAGCAGCATCAAAAACTGGTGCAAAAGGGGCTCCTTTTATTTCGCCAGCATTCGGTATTTCAGCGGAAGGCATTGCATAACGCTGTTACGGCCAAGGTGCAGGATGTCACTCCTGTAACCTCTATAATCGATTTGGCCGATGTTCAAAACAGTGACTGCTCCTGTCCATTCGACGGGCTCTGCAGACATATTATGGCCTTATTTTTTTCTTTGTATAGTGAGAACGACAGTGTCTTTCATTGGGTACAAAGCTGGAAGGAAGCAAAAAATCCATTGGATATCCTAAAGCAAATTAAGAGAGGCAGCGATCTCCTTGCGGAAAAGTCACCCGCTCCAATCTCAGAGGTGGAAGCGTGGCTTAAACGGATGGAGCACGCTTATGATGATGCAGATCTGCATAGTCCCTATTCTTATGAGCACAGCATCCGGAAAAAATATGAAAAACTGATTGCCGCTTCTCCTATTGAACGGGAGTGGAGACCTCTATATCAGCTTTTTGTGGTATACGAATCGTTCAAACAGATTAATAAAATATCCATTGCTGAGCATCATTATTGGTCCCGCTCCTTTTTCCAATTTATGCTTGAAGAAGCGGCAGATGCTCTTGATAATCTATCTGTTTCCGCATTTCCTTTTGCTTTCGATCCTTATTTGGCTTATTTAAGGGAAAACTCTGTTTATCTATTAGAAGAAGCCACCCAATTTACTTTTGAATTTATTGAATTATATCGAATGCTATGGACACTGCTTATTAAACAGCTGGTATGGAGAAAAATGGAATTTGACCGTTTGCAATCCCTGCCTGCACCATTATGTAATGAAAGGACCAGGATCGCTTCCATTCATCTGGCCATTTTATGCGGATATGATGATGAAGCCATCCATCAAATTGAACATAATAACGATGAGAATATCACACTTTTCTCTCCTTTCTGGCTGAATTATTTTAAAGATAAAAAAGCCTATGCTCAGGTTTATCGTTATTTGAATGCCATCCTGCCATTTGTTCCAGTGTTTATTCAGAATCAGTCAAATGATCAGGATCGCAGGGCTTTTATTCTTTTATTCCTGCGGACAATAGATGAAAGCATGCTAGCTGAAAAAAACGCCAGCCTGCTGGAAAAGCTGTACATACATCTATTGCCTTTTAGTTTTTATCATTATAGTGATTATCTGTTCAACCAAAAGAAGTACCGTGAATGGACAGAACTCCAAAATTTAAGAGGCAATGATATAAGCGATATTGAAAAATGGCGCATTGATATCATCACTAAAGAGGCTCCACATGTGCTTTTGCCTCTGTACCATGATGCTATTGATAAACTTTTGCTTAACAAAAGCCGCGATTCCTATAAAAAGACAGTAAAGTACTTAAAAAAACTACGAGCATTATATAAGAAGCAAAAAAGAAATGAGGCATGGTCTGCTTTTTTTGAGAATTTATTAAATAAGACCAAAAGACTCCGTGCCTTTCATGAAGAATGCAGAAAGGGAAAGCTGATAGATGCTTAATTCCAATACGTTAACTGTCCATATCGATAATCAATCGTATGGGAACTTTTTTCTTTATGTTACCGATGAAAACGGAAAAGATATTGACCCGGATGAATGGAAGCGTGCCCTCTTTATATGGCATGACGAAAGTTTTTTTGGAACGCTGATTTCAAAGGCAGCCTTTCAGTCACACCTAGGTTTGGAATTAAATAGCTGGATGCTCGTTACTCTGCTTGGAAAAGAAAGCTTCAATTCTCTCTTGCGGTTGGAGTGGGACGAAAAAGGCGAGCTTTTTTTCTCTGCCTCTTCCATTATCTTTGAAGCTATCTCACAAAAATTGTATTCCCCTGCCTTTATGGATGATGAAGACGACTTTATAAAATGGAACCTTCCTGCAATGGTCGAGGATGAATTTTCCTCATCGTTCTGGGAGCACAAAGTAGACGGGGATACAGCCAAAAATCTGATTGAAGAATGGTTTCATCATGCCGTATCCAGTTTATTACAACAAAATCGCCGGATTCAACAAAAGATTGATGCCTTAAAAAGATCACACCTTACCTCTTCCGAATTAACCAGTTATTTTGACGAACAACGATTTCAAAAGTGGGTTGAAGAAGCCAATGATAGACCCTTTTCTATAGGGCTTCGTCTTCTTGAACCTGAAGATGAAAACGATTTGTGGCAGCTTGAAACCATTATTAAGGATAAAAAAGACAAGGACAAAATTATTTCGATTACAAAAGAAGATAAAATCCCTAAAAAGTGGCTTCCGTACATGGATGAAATTCAACATGAACAAGAAGGATGGCTAACGCTTTTTCCCTGGTTAGAAGAAAAAGGAGCTTTGAAGCAGGAGCTGGACGAAGGTCTCGCATGGGAGTTTCTTACGAATGCAAGTGAAAAGCTGACATTTCTTGGTGTAGACATCCTTTTACCATCGTGGTGGGCAAGTCTGCGGGAAGCGCAGCTGACGCTGAAAGCAAAAATGAAACAGAACAATACGAATTACAGGCCGTCCTTTGTAGGCCTTAATACAGTGCTGGATTTTAATTGGCGGTTGTCCATGCAGGGGGCTGAATTATCGGAAGAAGAGTTTCAGCAGCTGGTGGAGCAAAGGCGGCATCTTGCGAAAGTGAATGGACAATGGATTAAGCTGGATCCAAAAATGATTCGACAGCTTCAAGAGCTAATGCAGAGGGCAAAACAGGAAGGGCTCACTATGCGCGATTTACTCGAACAGGAGCTAATTCCAAGTGAGACAGATGAAGTAGATGAATTCAGCCCGCGTGCCTTTGCCAACATCCAAATCGAAATGAACAGATCGCTTAAGAAATTCATCCATCAGCTTAAGGATTTAAACAGCATTCCGAATGTTGCTATTCCAAAGCCGTTTAAGGGACAGCTAAGACCCTATCAGCAGCAGGGACTAAATTGGCTAGGCTTTTTAAGAAGCGTTGGGATAGGGGCCGTTTTGGCTGACGATATGGGACTTGGAAAGACCATTCAGCTCATTGCCTATTTACTGCATGTCAAACAGAATACAGGTTCTAATGCCCCCGCTCTGATTATCTGCCCTACATCCGTATTGGGCAACTGGCAAAAAGAGATAGACCGTTTCGCTCCTGAGTTAAATGTAAAGCTCCACTATGGACCTAACCGTTTAAAAGCTGACTATTTTAAGGAAGAAGCGGAAGGCACGGACATTGTGCTAACCAGTTATGGGCTGGCACAGCTTGACCAGGAAGAACTTTTATCTCTAAACTGGAGTACCATTGCATTAGATGAAGCCCAAAACATCAAGAATGCACAAACTAAACAATCGAGGGCCATTCGAAAGCTTAACGGCGGCCATAAAATCGCACTAACTGGAACTCCAATGGAAAACAGGCTTTCTGAGTTGTGGACCATTTTCGATTTTACTAACCATGGGTTTTTAGGAACGTTCACACAGTTCCAAAAAAGATTTATCGTTCCTATTGAAAAAGACGAGGATCAAAGCAAAATTCAGGAGTTGCAAGGGTTAATCCGCCCTTTCCTATTGAGGAGAACGAAAAAAGATCCGGAGGTCGAGCTAAACCTGCCTGACAAACTAGAGCAAAAAGAGTATTGCCCGCTGACTGCCGAACAAGCTTCTCTCTATGAACAGCTAATGCGGGATACTTTTAACGAACTTGAACAGCTGACTGGTTTTCAGCGTAAAGGATTAATTCTTCAGATGTTAAATAGGCTGAAACAATTATGCAACCACCCTTCACTTTATCTTAAAGAAGAGAAGCCAGTCTCCATTAGAGAACGCTCTTATAAGCTGGAAAAACTAATGGAGCTTATAGAGTCTGTTCTCGATTCGAAGGAAGCCTGCTTAATATTCACGCAGTATATCGGCATGGGAGAAATGATTCAGCATATCCTTCAGGAAGAATACGGGATAACTGTCCCTTTCTTAAACGGAAGCATGCCAAAAGCAAAGCGGGATGAATATGTCCAGTGTTTCCAGGAAGGCGAATTCCCTGTTTTTCTCTTATCCTTGAAAGCTGGCGGCACAGGGTTAAATCTGACCGCTGCCAACCATGTCATTCACTATGATCGTTGGTGGAATCCAGCCGTTGAAAATCAGGCAACCGACCGCGCTTACCGAATTGGCCAAAAAAGGTTCGTCCATGTTCATAAGCTAATTACAACAGGAACGTTAGAGGAAAAAATCGATGCCATGCTGGAGAAAAAGCAGTCGCTCAACGATGAAATTATCCAAAGCGATGATTGGATTACAGAACTCTCTAACGTTGAACTTCAAAATCTATTGTCGCTTACAATGTAAGAGGATAAAGCAGAGAGAACAGCTTTAAAAGCTTTTGAACTGCGTTCTATCTGAAAAGGCAATACCAGGCTCTTCCCAATGCTGGTTATAACAGGCTTGGCCCCGCTCATATTAATGGGGTCAGGCTTTTTTTATTGTTTTTGAGCGTCTATCTTCTCTTCTTTTTGCTAGACTCATGGGCTTTTTTGAATAAATATATTCTCTGATGAAGGACTTTTTTAGTGATTCTCCTCTCACCTTTGCCTTTGACTTTGGACTTCATCTCATCCTTCTAAAGGGCTTTTCACTGAATTCCTCGCTCGGTTTTGTCCTTCATCACCCTTATGAAGGACGTTTCCCTGGATTTTTCTCACTGGTTTGTCCTTCATTACCCTCATGAAGGACGTTTCCCTGCTTTTCTCTCACGCTTTTGTCTTCATCACTCTTATGAAGGACGTTTCTCTGATTTTTTCTCACTGGTTTGTCCTTCATCACCCTCGTGAAGGACGTTTCTCTGCTTTTCTCTCTCGGTTTTGTCCTTCATCACCCTTATGAAGGACGTTTCCCTGGATCTCTCTCTCGGTTTTGTCCTTCATCACCCTTATGAAGGACGTTTCCCTGGATCTCTCTCTCGGTATTGTCCTTCATCACCCTTATGAAGGACGTTTCTCTAGTTTTCTCTCACGCTTTTGTCCTTCATCACTCTTATGAAAGACGTTTCCCTGCTTTTCTCTCCCCGTTTTGTCCTTCATCACCCTTATGAAGGACATTTCTCTAGATTGCTCTCACGCTTTTGTCCTTCATCACCCTATGAAGGACGTTTCTCTAGTTTTCTCTCACGCTTTTGTCTTTCATCACTCCATAGAGAACTCTTTCATAATTTTTTTCCTATCTTTTATCCTCTTCGTTTCTCCTTTAAGAAAACTGCTTGCATCCGCCGGTGTTGAAGGCAAAATCCCTGCAAATAAATCGCAA is a genomic window containing:
- a CDS encoding NAD(P)H-dependent flavin oxidoreductase; the protein is MVLAGLLDLLSIHYPIIQAPMAGGVSTPLLAAEVSEAGGLGMIGAGYLNPNETRKQIREVKSRTIKPFGVNLFIPEKTFWAEGETRKAYDALEAFRFKLGVESSYSTSSADHYKEQLEIIIEEGAPICTFTFGLPSDEEIQLLKEKNIVLIATATTVEEAKLAERKGMDAVVVQGSEAGGHRGTFLHTMEEGLVGLISLVPQAADRVNIPLIAAGGIMDSRGINAVLCLGAQAAQLGTAFLTCKESGANPVHKKAVLSATEEQTVVTKVFSGKYARGIYNNFIKEMEEADAAVAPFPIQNSFTGGIRKEAARQNNPGYMSLWSGQSPRLSRDVSAFELMQSLVAGLNCNNE
- a CDS encoding alkaline phosphatase; this encodes MKTFFVIMLLFSTASAIKADTVPVKPRNVIFMVMDGTNSDSVTLSRWYKGSPLALDKILTGGVRTYSLQSSITDSAAAGTAMATGEKTIVDLIGMVPVLRNGKMLEAKPAANLLEAARQKGLATGVVSTSPVQHATPAAFSAHSINRGHFDDIAEQQVYQGVDVILGGGKESLLSKPETKNSRKDGENLVSSIKKQGYAFVETKEQLTKTIGPKVWGSFAQSDIAYELDRKKLYPSQPSLAEMTRKSIQLLSAKKKGFFLFIEGSKVDWAAHKNDPVGMISEILSFDTAVSEAISFASQDQNTLVIAVTDHGNSGLTMGNISTNQTYPVSPAETFVKPLKAAKLTVTGAASLLNHNRSNMKKAAEAYGLTHLTKEEWAELTKSPSAEESMAHLLSKRAHIGFTTNGHTGEDVFLYSYGPDKPHGLVNNTDLPKIISSFLSLPSLSDLSERLFVRADEFYGSKGYKTELNQTDPQNPVFRAEKKGSIIDYPINKNYLLQNGKKIRLIGVTVSNGNHVWISPMKPTP
- a CDS encoding SWIM zinc finger family protein — its product is MEDGIKIAADQLKKKLDPSNEQHQKLVQKGLLLFRQHSVFQRKALHNAVTAKVQDVTPVTSIIDLADVQNSDCSCPFDGLCRHIMALFFSLYSENDSVFHWVQSWKEAKNPLDILKQIKRGSDLLAEKSPAPISEVEAWLKRMEHAYDDADLHSPYSYEHSIRKKYEKLIAASPIEREWRPLYQLFVVYESFKQINKISIAEHHYWSRSFFQFMLEEAADALDNLSVSAFPFAFDPYLAYLRENSVYLLEEATQFTFEFIELYRMLWTLLIKQLVWRKMEFDRLQSLPAPLCNERTRIASIHLAILCGYDDEAIHQIEHNNDENITLFSPFWLNYFKDKKAYAQVYRYLNAILPFVPVFIQNQSNDQDRRAFILLFLRTIDESMLAEKNASLLEKLYIHLLPFSFYHYSDYLFNQKKYREWTELQNLRGNDISDIEKWRIDIITKEAPHVLLPLYHDAIDKLLLNKSRDSYKKTVKYLKKLRALYKKQKRNEAWSAFFENLLNKTKRLRAFHEECRKGKLIDA
- a CDS encoding DEAD/DEAH box helicase, whose amino-acid sequence is MLNSNTLTVHIDNQSYGNFFLYVTDENGKDIDPDEWKRALFIWHDESFFGTLISKAAFQSHLGLELNSWMLVTLLGKESFNSLLRLEWDEKGELFFSASSIIFEAISQKLYSPAFMDDEDDFIKWNLPAMVEDEFSSSFWEHKVDGDTAKNLIEEWFHHAVSSLLQQNRRIQQKIDALKRSHLTSSELTSYFDEQRFQKWVEEANDRPFSIGLRLLEPEDENDLWQLETIIKDKKDKDKIISITKEDKIPKKWLPYMDEIQHEQEGWLTLFPWLEEKGALKQELDEGLAWEFLTNASEKLTFLGVDILLPSWWASLREAQLTLKAKMKQNNTNYRPSFVGLNTVLDFNWRLSMQGAELSEEEFQQLVEQRRHLAKVNGQWIKLDPKMIRQLQELMQRAKQEGLTMRDLLEQELIPSETDEVDEFSPRAFANIQIEMNRSLKKFIHQLKDLNSIPNVAIPKPFKGQLRPYQQQGLNWLGFLRSVGIGAVLADDMGLGKTIQLIAYLLHVKQNTGSNAPALIICPTSVLGNWQKEIDRFAPELNVKLHYGPNRLKADYFKEEAEGTDIVLTSYGLAQLDQEELLSLNWSTIALDEAQNIKNAQTKQSRAIRKLNGGHKIALTGTPMENRLSELWTIFDFTNHGFLGTFTQFQKRFIVPIEKDEDQSKIQELQGLIRPFLLRRTKKDPEVELNLPDKLEQKEYCPLTAEQASLYEQLMRDTFNELEQLTGFQRKGLILQMLNRLKQLCNHPSLYLKEEKPVSIRERSYKLEKLMELIESVLDSKEACLIFTQYIGMGEMIQHILQEEYGITVPFLNGSMPKAKRDEYVQCFQEGEFPVFLLSLKAGGTGLNLTAANHVIHYDRWWNPAVENQATDRAYRIGQKRFVHVHKLITTGTLEEKIDAMLEKKQSLNDEIIQSDDWITELSNVELQNLLSLTM